Within Xanthomonas theicola, the genomic segment GGGACGGGTCGGTAGCCCCAAGATAGGCGCCGTCCGCCGCCGCCACGAGAGGGACCGCCGCGACGCTCTGTTCCAATGCCTGCGTTCAGCGCGCCGCGCGCAGCAGCGGCAACGGGTCGTGGGCGCCGCCCTCGGCATAGACGCCGTAGTGCAGGTGCGGCGGCGTGCCGCGCGCATTGCCGCTGTCGCCGACGCTGCCGAGCCGGTCGCCGGCCTCGACCAGATCGCCGACCTGCAGGCCGGGCGCCCAGTCCTGCAGGTGCGCGTAGTAATGGCGTTGCCGGGCCGGGCCCACGACCCAGACCTGGCGCCCGCCGAGGCCGCGCTCGGCGACCGCGACGACGATGCCGCGGGTCGCCGACAGCACCGGCGTGCCGCGCCTGGCGAAGATGTCCACGCCGGCGTGTTGGCGGTCGCGACCGCGCGGCGCACCGAAGGTGGCGGCGACCCGGCGCGGATCCACGCCCTGCACCGGCATGCGCAGTACGGTCGGCGGCGGCTGCCGCGCCAGTTCCCAGCCGACCCGCGCGCGCAGCGCCCACGGCTGCTGCCAGGCCCAGGCGAGCGCCACGCCTGCGCAGGCCAGCGCGGCTGCGCGCAGCACCCAACGGCGCAGCCGCCGCGCCGGCGAGGGCGCCATCTAACCGTCCTGGGCCGCCGCCTGCTGCTGCAGATGCTGTTTCAAGCTGTCGTCGATGCCGAGTTGGCGCGCCAGTTCGTCCAGATAGCTGCGTTCCATGAAGCTCTGCTCGTCGGCCGCGAGCAGACTCGCCAGGTACATCTCCGAGGCGATTTCCGGGGTCGTCGCGGCCTGCGCCACTTCGGCCGGGTCCAGCGGCTTCTCCAGTTCCGCATGCAGCCAGCGCTGCACGTCCGCGTCGCCGTTGAGGCGGGTGAACTCGCCTTCGATCAGGTCGCGTTCGCGGGGATCGATATGGCCGTCGGCCTTGGCCGCGGCGACCAGCGCGCGCAGGATGGCCTGGCTGTGCTGTTCCACTTCCAGCGGCGGCACGCGGTCCAGAGTCTGTGGCTCCGGCGCTGCGGCACCGAGCTGCTGGCGCCTGTAGTCGCCGTAGGCGCGGTAGGCCATCACCCCGAGCGCGGCCAGCCCGCCATAGGTCGCCAGCTTGCGGGTGGTGCGGTTCTTGCCCAGTAGCAGGCCGAGCGCGCCACCGCCAAGCGCGCCCTTGCCGAAGTCGGCGTTGAGCATGCCGCC encodes:
- a CDS encoding M23 family metallopeptidase codes for the protein MAPSPARRLRRWVLRAAALACAGVALAWAWQQPWALRARVGWELARQPPPTVLRMPVQGVDPRRVAATFGAPRGRDRQHAGVDIFARRGTPVLSATRGIVVAVAERGLGGRQVWVVGPARQRHYYAHLQDWAPGLQVGDLVEAGDRLGSVGDSGNARGTPPHLHYGVYAEGGAHDPLPLLRAAR
- a CDS encoding tellurite resistance TerB family protein translates to MKLQGFLDQLLQSAQGAAGQAMAKTGTSAAAGSPAKSGGLGGMLNADFGKGALGGGALGLLLGKNRTTRKLATYGGLAALGVMAYRAYGDYRRQQLGAAAPEPQTLDRVPPLEVEQHSQAILRALVAAAKADGHIDPRERDLIEGEFTRLNGDADVQRWLHAELEKPLDPAEVAQAATTPEIASEMYLASLLAADEQSFMERSYLDELARQLGIDDSLKQHLQQQAAAQDG